The Candidatus Acidiferrales bacterium genome has a segment encoding these proteins:
- a CDS encoding S41 family peptidase, with translation MSSFWKKFVIVLSVMVFAYVAVGYVKGNSDSDTSYVSLTVYSEVLQHIQDDYVDTPDVHKVTIGALHGLLDSLDPQSSYLSPREYTDYKSKVEDKSRGQVGVFLSKRFGYVVVVSMLPDSPAVKAGLRDGDLFETIAGFSTTQMSIGQAQVLLTGDPGQTVKVEVIRRGTQQPFDVTMTYAKLQPPHLIQETMQKDIAYLRVSAFEAGTTAQIRDKLQEFQRQGARKLILDLRDCASGPMDEGISAAKLFLSSGTITTLKGQTVAPQVFSADASKVVWNEPMTVLISGGTAGPAEILASAIAGNHRGDSVGETTFGTASQQKIINLDDGAAIILTVANYFTPDGKSIPKEGVSPTVPVMPQQLQSVAQLNQDQDQLAPPAPGQLPSPDDPVVKKAIEVLQNPPAQKAA, from the coding sequence ATGAGCTCATTTTGGAAAAAATTTGTAATTGTTCTCTCGGTGATGGTTTTCGCCTATGTCGCTGTGGGCTACGTCAAGGGCAACTCCGACAGCGACACATCGTACGTCTCTCTCACCGTTTATTCCGAAGTTCTCCAGCATATTCAGGACGATTATGTCGATACGCCGGACGTCCACAAAGTCACCATCGGCGCTCTTCACGGCCTTCTCGACTCTCTCGACCCGCAATCCAGTTATCTGAGCCCGCGCGAATACACGGATTACAAATCGAAGGTCGAAGACAAGTCTCGCGGCCAGGTCGGCGTTTTTCTCTCCAAGCGCTTCGGTTACGTCGTTGTCGTTTCCATGCTGCCCGATAGCCCTGCCGTGAAGGCCGGCCTGCGCGATGGCGATCTTTTCGAGACCATCGCCGGATTTTCCACCACGCAGATGTCCATCGGCCAGGCTCAGGTTCTCCTCACTGGCGATCCCGGGCAGACTGTTAAAGTCGAAGTCATCCGCCGCGGCACGCAGCAGCCTTTTGATGTCACCATGACCTACGCGAAGCTCCAGCCGCCGCATCTTATCCAAGAGACCATGCAAAAGGACATCGCCTATCTCCGCGTCTCGGCCTTTGAGGCGGGCACAACCGCTCAAATCCGCGACAAGCTCCAGGAATTCCAGCGTCAGGGCGCCAGGAAACTGATTCTGGATTTGCGCGACTGCGCTTCCGGCCCCATGGATGAGGGCATCAGCGCCGCCAAGCTCTTCCTCTCATCTGGCACGATTACGACCCTCAAGGGCCAGACTGTCGCGCCGCAAGTTTTTTCCGCCGACGCTTCCAAGGTCGTCTGGAATGAGCCGATGACCGTTCTGATTTCCGGCGGCACCGCCGGGCCGGCCGAAATTCTCGCTTCAGCCATCGCCGGTAACCATCGCGGCGATTCCGTGGGCGAAACAACCTTCGGCACCGCGTCGCAGCAGAAAATTATCAATCTCGACGACGGCGCAGCCATCATCCTTACCGTCGCCAACTATTTCACGCCGGATGGAAAATCGATTCCCAAAGAGGGCGTCTCGCCCACCGTTCCTGTGATGCCGCAACAGCTCCAGAGCGTCGCGCAGCTCAATCAGGATCAGGACCAGCTTGCGCCTCCCGCGCCGGGCCAGCTTCCTTCGCCCGATGATCCCGTCGTGAAGAAAGCCATCGAAGTTCTCCAGAATCCGCCCGCGCAGAAAGCCGCCTGA
- a CDS encoding N(4)-(beta-N-acetylglucosaminyl)-L-asparaginase: MEKVTRRRFFLSALTGGIAATATNVWGAIATKNGRTLNEGTAANAGGEVAAANGNRPCIISALNGLPHLEAGMQVLRTTGDTMDAVLAVVVPVEDDPNDNTVGYGGLPNEDGVVQLDACVMHGPTKRCGAVGAIEKIKNPSKVARVIMERTNHTFLVGRGATQFAIDEGFEAMNLLTDKSRIAWLAWKAATSKDWRPGLDAPDFNKELAELLNAPERQAWAPWIKDVVAHPPTGTINCLAVNGKGEMSGVTTTSGLAWKISGRCGDSPIIGAGLFVDQEVGGAGSTGRGEEDIKIAGGHTVVEMMRRGMSPTDACMEAIDRVVHNYDFDRSRLKMFDLQFYALNKDGVHGAAALWSDRHDGQTIRYAVHDGSGPRAVACTPKFEGTGGDY, encoded by the coding sequence ATGGAAAAGGTGACACGGCGAAGATTTTTTCTGAGTGCTCTGACGGGGGGAATCGCGGCGACGGCGACGAATGTGTGGGGCGCGATTGCAACGAAAAACGGCAGAACGCTTAACGAAGGCACAGCGGCGAATGCTGGCGGAGAGGTTGCGGCAGCGAATGGCAACCGCCCGTGCATTATTTCGGCGCTGAACGGATTGCCGCATCTCGAAGCGGGGATGCAGGTGCTGCGGACGACGGGCGACACGATGGATGCAGTGCTAGCGGTCGTCGTGCCGGTGGAGGACGATCCGAACGACAATACCGTGGGGTACGGCGGGCTACCGAATGAAGATGGCGTGGTGCAACTGGACGCGTGCGTGATGCACGGGCCGACGAAGCGATGCGGCGCGGTGGGCGCGATCGAGAAGATCAAGAATCCGTCGAAAGTGGCGCGCGTGATCATGGAGCGGACGAATCATACGTTTCTCGTGGGGCGGGGCGCGACGCAGTTTGCCATCGACGAAGGATTCGAGGCGATGAATCTGCTGACGGACAAATCGCGCATTGCGTGGCTGGCGTGGAAAGCGGCGACTTCCAAGGACTGGCGGCCGGGGCTGGACGCGCCGGACTTCAACAAGGAACTCGCGGAACTGCTGAACGCGCCGGAGCGGCAGGCGTGGGCGCCGTGGATCAAGGACGTGGTTGCGCATCCGCCGACGGGAACGATCAATTGCCTGGCGGTGAATGGAAAAGGAGAAATGTCTGGCGTGACGACGACTTCGGGGCTAGCGTGGAAAATCTCCGGGCGGTGCGGCGATTCGCCGATTATCGGAGCGGGATTGTTTGTGGATCAGGAAGTGGGAGGGGCGGGTTCGACGGGGCGCGGAGAAGAAGATATCAAGATCGCGGGCGGGCACACGGTGGTGGAGATGATGCGGCGGGGGATGTCACCGACGGATGCATGCATGGAAGCGATCGACCGCGTGGTGCACAACTACGACTTCGATAGGTCGAGGCTGAAGATGTTCGACCTGCAGTTTTACGCGCTGAACAAGGATGGAGTTCACGGCGCGGCGGCGCTGTGGTCGGACCGTCATGACGGGCAAACGATCCGCTATGCGGTGCACGATGGCTCGGGTCCGCGCGCAGTGGCGTGCACGCCGAAGTTCGAGGGAACGGGCGGAGATTATTGA
- a CDS encoding ABC transporter ATP-binding protein, whose translation MVHLENLTKEYDLPPIKGRPAAVVAADRLNLTIADGEIFGFVGPNGAGKTTTLKMICGLLVPTSGVVEVNGIDVERRPEDAQQFLGYLADFFSLYDDLKVWEYLDYFAHAYKMPSAEIPARVNEVIAWVGLESKRDAFIQGLSRGMKQRLGIARAVLHDPPVLVLDEPASGLDPKARVELKDLLKNLNRQGKTVLISSHVLSDLEEICTSVAILEKGHLLRAGKLASVMQEAAAPSRRRIRIRVAATSDQLLGWLSARGGVSDAHPAAGVVSGSSAVDFLFAGNDANLAALVRDLVMSGAPVFAVEGSSESFEQIYARLSGGEVM comes from the coding sequence ATGGTCCATCTCGAAAATCTAACTAAAGAATACGATCTCCCCCCTATCAAAGGCAGGCCCGCGGCCGTCGTCGCCGCCGATCGCCTCAATCTCACCATTGCCGACGGCGAAATCTTCGGCTTCGTCGGCCCCAACGGCGCCGGCAAAACCACCACGCTCAAAATGATCTGCGGCCTGCTCGTTCCCACTTCCGGCGTCGTCGAAGTCAATGGCATCGATGTCGAGCGCCGTCCCGAAGACGCCCAGCAATTCCTCGGCTATCTCGCCGATTTTTTCTCGCTCTATGACGACTTGAAGGTCTGGGAGTATCTCGATTATTTCGCCCACGCCTATAAAATGCCCTCCGCGGAAATCCCCGCGCGCGTCAATGAGGTCATCGCCTGGGTCGGCCTCGAGTCCAAGCGCGACGCTTTCATTCAGGGTCTTTCGCGCGGCATGAAGCAGCGCCTCGGCATCGCCCGCGCTGTGCTTCACGATCCGCCCGTCCTTGTCCTCGACGAGCCTGCCTCCGGCCTCGATCCCAAAGCGCGCGTCGAGCTGAAAGACCTCCTGAAAAATTTGAATCGCCAGGGCAAGACCGTCCTCATCAGCTCCCACGTTCTTTCCGATCTCGAAGAAATCTGCACCTCCGTCGCCATCCTCGAAAAAGGCCATCTGCTTCGCGCTGGCAAGCTCGCCAGTGTGATGCAGGAAGCCGCCGCGCCTTCGCGCCGTCGCATTCGCATTCGTGTCGCCGCTACGAGTGATCAACTCCTCGGCTGGCTCTCCGCGCGCGGCGGCGTCTCCGACGCGCATCCCGCGGCGGGCGTCGTCTCCGGCTCCTCCGCCGTCGATTTTCTTTTCGCTGGCAACGACGCCAATCTCGCCGCGCTCGTCCGCGATCTGGTCATGTCCGGCGCGCCTGTCTTTGCCGTCGAAGGCTCTTCGGAATCCTTCGAACAAATCTACGCCCGTCTTTCCGGCGGGGAAGTGATGTGA
- a CDS encoding beta-propeller fold lactonase family protein produces the protein MSGQRGIGVVVLVVCVIAAIYFAMRYRAGTARETVAVVQQPTLPSLEARAVLPTGMTITPMAAQGSYYVPLNPGLEDFPDYVAGQPVTSVMSPDGATLLVLTSGYNEMDDSAGKRIKRDSNEYVFVFDVSQGRPQKTQVLQVANTFDGIAWNPNGQEFYVAGGVDDDVHVFAKQNGQWAEAAPAIALGHKRGLGIGVKPAAAGIGVTADGKKLVVANFENDSVSVVDVAARKKTADLDLRPGASDPKQKGVPGGEYPFWVVTKGNDTAYVSSPRDRQIVVVDISGQPKVTKRIAVPGEPGKMILDREQKYLYAALATDDEVAVVDATSNRMLVTVGTTAPRAVYSNPAKLMGSNPNSLALSPDEKQLYVTNGGANSIAVIDLGQTGSSSVSGLIPTGWYPSSVSVSKDGKMLYVLDTQSIPGPNPEGCRNTTSIARGGLDHCYAQNEYILQLNKGGFETIPTPASDELASLTKQVAENNHYETDAQRAENEKTIAFLRQHIKHVIYIIKENRTYDQVLGDLPEGNGDPKLAVLGQRLSPNHHQIAEQFVDLDNFYCSGDVSGEGWNWSTAARTTDFVENEVPIYYAGRGLSYDFEGEDRNINTGVASPSARRKDNPDTPEDDDLLPGTNDVEAPDGPGGDAGTGYLWDAALRAKLTLRNYGFFVDDKRYDATLAKKGLIPVIREPYKTKTRVAFAVKAALIPVTDPYFRGFDLALPDYWRYVEWKREFDGYVASGEMPNLEFIRLMRDHLGQFGDAIDGTGTVEAEMADNDYAIAKVIEAVAHSPFANSTIICIVEDDAQNGPDHVDAHRSPVLIAGAYVKQGAVVSAHYDTVNLLRTIEDVLGMKPMGINDAVAEPMADVFTTEYKPWTYTAIVPDVLRSTQLPIGSAAAGAGAAQSGVHAKPRHDAAYWAEKTKGMDFSVEDHVDPEKFNRIVWYGLMGDDVPYPTERSGRDLKENRKELLKEDSSKQ, from the coding sequence ATGAGCGGGCAGCGCGGAATCGGAGTTGTGGTGCTTGTGGTATGCGTGATTGCGGCGATTTATTTTGCGATGCGATATCGCGCGGGAACGGCACGGGAAACAGTGGCCGTGGTTCAGCAGCCGACGCTGCCTTCGCTGGAGGCTCGCGCGGTGCTACCGACGGGCATGACAATTACGCCGATGGCGGCGCAGGGGTCGTATTACGTGCCGCTGAATCCCGGGCTCGAAGATTTTCCGGATTACGTGGCGGGGCAGCCAGTGACGTCGGTGATGAGTCCCGATGGCGCGACGCTGCTGGTGCTGACCAGCGGATACAACGAAATGGATGACTCGGCGGGAAAGCGGATCAAGCGGGATTCGAATGAATATGTTTTCGTGTTCGATGTTTCGCAGGGCCGTCCGCAAAAAACACAAGTGCTGCAGGTGGCGAATACATTTGACGGAATTGCGTGGAATCCGAATGGACAGGAATTTTACGTGGCGGGCGGCGTGGACGATGACGTTCACGTGTTTGCCAAACAGAATGGGCAGTGGGCGGAAGCTGCGCCAGCGATTGCGCTTGGACACAAGCGTGGGCTGGGCATCGGCGTGAAGCCGGCCGCGGCGGGGATTGGCGTGACGGCGGATGGAAAGAAATTGGTGGTGGCGAATTTCGAGAATGACTCGGTGAGCGTGGTGGATGTGGCGGCGCGAAAGAAGACAGCGGATCTGGATTTGCGTCCCGGGGCGAGCGACCCAAAGCAGAAAGGAGTGCCGGGCGGAGAGTATCCGTTTTGGGTGGTGACGAAGGGAAATGACACGGCGTATGTGTCGAGTCCGCGCGACCGACAAATTGTGGTGGTGGATATTTCCGGCCAGCCGAAAGTAACGAAACGGATTGCTGTGCCCGGGGAGCCGGGGAAGATGATTTTGGATCGCGAGCAGAAGTACTTATACGCAGCGCTGGCGACAGATGATGAGGTGGCGGTGGTTGATGCTACATCGAATCGCATGCTTGTAACCGTAGGCACGACTGCACCGCGCGCGGTTTATTCGAACCCAGCGAAGTTGATGGGAAGCAATCCGAACAGTTTGGCGCTTTCGCCGGATGAGAAGCAGCTTTACGTGACGAATGGAGGAGCGAATTCGATCGCGGTGATTGATTTGGGGCAAACGGGATCTAGTTCTGTGAGCGGGCTGATACCGACGGGGTGGTATCCGAGTTCGGTGAGCGTGAGCAAGGATGGAAAGATGTTGTACGTGCTGGACACGCAGAGTATTCCTGGTCCGAATCCGGAAGGATGCCGGAATACGACTTCGATTGCACGGGGCGGGCTGGATCACTGCTACGCACAGAACGAATACATTTTGCAATTGAACAAGGGAGGGTTCGAGACGATTCCGACGCCGGCGAGCGATGAGCTGGCGTCGCTGACGAAGCAGGTGGCGGAGAACAATCACTACGAAACGGACGCGCAGCGGGCAGAAAACGAAAAAACGATAGCGTTTTTGCGACAGCACATCAAGCATGTGATTTACATCATCAAGGAGAACCGCACATACGATCAGGTGCTGGGGGATTTACCCGAGGGCAACGGAGACCCGAAGCTGGCGGTGCTGGGACAGAGGCTCAGTCCGAATCATCACCAGATCGCGGAGCAATTCGTGGATCTGGATAATTTCTATTGCAGTGGCGATGTGAGCGGTGAGGGATGGAACTGGTCGACGGCAGCGCGGACTACGGACTTCGTGGAAAACGAAGTTCCTATCTATTATGCGGGACGAGGCCTGTCCTACGATTTCGAAGGCGAGGACCGCAACATCAATACTGGCGTTGCGTCGCCGAGCGCGCGGCGGAAGGACAATCCGGATACGCCGGAAGATGACGATCTGCTGCCGGGGACGAATGACGTCGAGGCGCCGGACGGGCCGGGCGGCGATGCGGGCACAGGATATTTGTGGGACGCGGCATTGCGGGCGAAGCTGACGCTGCGGAATTATGGATTTTTTGTGGACGACAAGCGCTACGACGCGACGCTAGCGAAAAAAGGGCTGATTCCGGTGATTCGCGAGCCGTACAAGACGAAAACGCGCGTGGCGTTTGCGGTTAAAGCGGCGTTGATACCCGTGACCGATCCTTATTTTCGCGGATTCGATTTAGCGCTGCCGGATTACTGGCGGTATGTGGAGTGGAAGCGCGAGTTTGATGGCTATGTGGCGAGCGGGGAAATGCCGAATCTGGAATTTATACGGCTGATGCGCGACCATCTCGGCCAGTTTGGCGACGCGATTGACGGGACCGGCACAGTGGAAGCGGAGATGGCCGACAACGACTATGCGATTGCGAAAGTGATCGAAGCGGTGGCGCACAGCCCGTTTGCCAACAGCACGATTATTTGCATTGTGGAAGATGACGCGCAGAACGGGCCGGACCACGTGGACGCGCATCGCAGTCCGGTGCTGATTGCGGGCGCTTACGTGAAGCAAGGCGCAGTGGTGTCGGCGCACTACGATACGGTGAATCTGCTGCGGACAATCGAAGACGTGCTGGGCATGAAGCCGATGGGAATTAACGATGCGGTGGCGGAGCCGATGGCGGACGTGTTCACAACGGAGTACAAGCCGTGGACGTACACCGCGATTGTTCCGGACGTGCTACGCAGCACGCAGTTGCCTATCGGCAGTGCGGCGGCGGGAGCTGGAGCGGCGCAGAGCGGCGTTCATGCGAAGCCGCGGCATGACGCGGCGTACTGGGCGGAGAAGACGAAGGGGATGGATTTTTCCGTGGAGGATCACGTAGATCCGGAAAAGTTCAACCGGATTGTGTGGTATGGACTCATGGGAGACGATGTGCCGTATCCGACGGAGAGGAGCGGAAGGGATTTGAAAGAGAACCGGAAAGAGTTGCTGAAGGAAGATTCTTCAAAACAGTAA
- a CDS encoding isoprenylcysteine carboxylmethyltransferase family protein codes for MMRASEIEFRARFWFIGGIFWLGFASYSFDHQNAGVALAQLLWRRAIDVNSSSAARPLHIVFAFAAFLALLCALIRTWAAAYLRSAVVHDHALHSEKLVADGPFRWMRNPLYLGGVLLGAGFGFLASRVGWFIMTFGLFFFYYRLIFREEAALTASQGDSFRAYCAAVPRFFPALRPRVPASGAAPRWGQAFLGELFVWGFAVSVVAFAVTLRVPIFWIAMSISLFGYMCYWLISGRIARRSASQDSQKPSVSS; via the coding sequence ATGATGCGTGCGTCGGAGATCGAATTTCGCGCCCGCTTCTGGTTCATCGGCGGCATTTTCTGGCTGGGCTTTGCGTCCTATAGCTTCGATCATCAGAACGCCGGCGTCGCCCTCGCGCAATTGCTTTGGCGCCGTGCCATCGATGTCAACTCCTCCTCCGCTGCGCGTCCCCTGCACATTGTTTTCGCATTTGCCGCCTTCCTCGCGCTTCTCTGCGCTTTGATTCGCACCTGGGCCGCCGCGTACCTTCGCAGCGCCGTCGTTCACGACCACGCCTTGCATTCCGAAAAACTCGTCGCCGACGGCCCGTTTCGCTGGATGCGCAATCCTCTCTATCTCGGCGGCGTACTCCTCGGCGCGGGCTTCGGCTTTCTCGCCAGCCGTGTCGGCTGGTTCATCATGACTTTCGGCCTGTTCTTTTTTTATTACCGCCTCATTTTCCGCGAAGAAGCCGCGCTCACTGCTTCGCAGGGCGATTCCTTCCGTGCTTACTGCGCCGCCGTCCCGCGCTTCTTTCCCGCACTGCGCCCGCGCGTCCCCGCCAGCGGTGCCGCGCCTCGCTGGGGTCAGGCCTTCCTTGGCGAGTTGTTTGTATGGGGTTTCGCCGTCTCCGTCGTGGCCTTTGCCGTCACTCTCCGTGTGCCGATTTTCTGGATCGCCATGAGCATCAGCCTGTTTGGTTATATGTGCTATTGGCTGATATCCGGCCGCATCGCCCGCCGCTCTGCCAGCCAGGATTCGCAAAAGCCTTCCGTTTCCTCCTGA
- a CDS encoding NAD(P)/FAD-dependent oxidoreductase yields the protein MDRANVVIIGGGVVGCAIARAASAKWKDVLLLEQMPKLGMGASTRNSGVIHSGLYYTPGSLKAKLCVRGNRLTYEFCAAHGVAHRNTGKFVVATSREQEKTLTELMERGSANGVEGLRIVDAAAVRAREPHIAATAAIEVPSTGIVASEELVKAYARIAAEQGADIVLRAKVEKLEAAGGTVRVKSSVGEIEARCLVNSAGLFADEIAGLLGSEMAKHKIYPVRGEYCEIVRGRTDLVRGLVYPLPHPEGLSLGVHLTKTLYGGVLVGPTAHYIADKNDYESNRPPVEDFARMARPMLPEIRAEDLRPSYTGIRAKLAPPGSHHPSDFIIERDKQFPSVVQLIGLESPALTSAGAIAETVIGMISEILG from the coding sequence ATGGATCGGGCCAACGTAGTCATTATCGGCGGCGGGGTGGTGGGATGCGCTATTGCGCGCGCCGCTTCCGCGAAGTGGAAGGACGTCCTTCTGCTCGAGCAGATGCCGAAGCTCGGCATGGGCGCGAGCACGCGCAACAGCGGCGTAATCCACTCGGGGCTTTATTACACGCCAGGATCGCTGAAGGCGAAGCTGTGCGTGCGCGGGAACCGGCTGACGTACGAATTTTGCGCGGCTCACGGCGTTGCGCATCGCAACACGGGAAAATTTGTTGTCGCTACTTCGCGCGAGCAGGAAAAGACGCTCACGGAACTGATGGAGCGCGGGAGCGCGAACGGCGTCGAAGGATTGCGGATTGTCGATGCGGCGGCAGTACGCGCGCGGGAGCCGCATATTGCAGCGACGGCGGCGATTGAAGTGCCATCAACGGGAATTGTGGCGAGCGAGGAGCTCGTGAAAGCATACGCGCGGATTGCGGCGGAGCAAGGAGCGGACATTGTGCTGCGCGCGAAGGTGGAAAAACTTGAGGCGGCGGGCGGCACGGTGCGCGTGAAAAGCTCAGTGGGAGAAATCGAGGCGCGATGCCTGGTGAACAGCGCGGGATTGTTTGCCGATGAGATTGCGGGGCTGCTCGGTTCGGAGATGGCGAAACACAAAATCTATCCCGTGCGCGGGGAGTATTGCGAAATCGTGCGCGGACGAACGGATTTGGTGCGCGGACTGGTTTATCCGCTGCCGCATCCGGAGGGGCTGAGCCTGGGCGTGCATTTGACGAAGACGCTTTACGGCGGCGTGCTCGTGGGCCCGACGGCCCATTACATCGCGGACAAGAATGATTACGAGAGCAACCGGCCGCCCGTGGAAGATTTCGCGCGCATGGCGCGGCCGATGCTGCCGGAGATTCGCGCCGAGGATTTGCGTCCGTCGTACACGGGGATTCGCGCGAAACTCGCGCCGCCGGGAAGCCATCATCCTTCCGATTTCATCATCGAGCGCGACAAGCAGTTTCCGAGTGTGGTGCAACTGATCGGGCTGGAATCACCGGCGCTGACTTCGGCGGGAGCGATTGCGGAAACCGTGATCGGGATGATTTCCGAAATCCTCGGGTGA
- a CDS encoding divergent polysaccharide deacetylase family protein produces MPASHRGAEFPLRAFFRRISAPAFSFFLIFLAAGCGKRPPSSAEINAITSDLTSAAQKAAGRGAQIVIRPESQPLSGGGSLHIANDIYIRLADASSLSAVDQALARAAARSRLTRASYAHSANAIRFDLLLRGVRIESVRIGAPRSANANQLAPSETGPRLAIIIDDIGADAAAAQTLLKLPVPLTFSVLPDQPHSAEIAEAVFRRGDQVMLHLPMEFEGSTAKPEAVELRVGMNQSEVESILAAMLANVPHAIGVNNHEGSRATADPQLMAELMPALRARNLFFIDSRTTAATVAYDEAEQAGVPAASRNVFLDDVETRGAILGQLDLAVRDAQKQGSAIAIGHPHPATIAALAEELPQLKSRGIQLVFVSTLVR; encoded by the coding sequence GTGCCGGCTTCGCATCGGGGGGCTGAGTTTCCTCTCCGCGCATTTTTTCGTCGCATCTCCGCGCCTGCATTTTCCTTTTTTCTCATTTTCCTGGCCGCCGGTTGCGGCAAAAGGCCGCCCTCTTCCGCAGAGATCAATGCCATCACGAGCGATCTCACCTCCGCCGCTCAAAAAGCCGCTGGCCGCGGCGCGCAAATCGTCATTCGTCCCGAATCGCAGCCTCTCTCCGGCGGCGGCTCGCTCCATATCGCCAACGACATCTACATCCGCCTGGCGGACGCTTCAAGTCTATCCGCGGTCGATCAAGCTCTCGCGCGCGCCGCCGCTCGGTCCCGTCTCACTCGTGCCTCCTACGCTCATTCCGCCAATGCCATTCGTTTTGATCTGCTCCTCCGCGGCGTTCGCATCGAGTCCGTTCGCATCGGCGCACCGCGCAGCGCAAACGCAAACCAGCTCGCCCCTTCCGAAACCGGCCCGCGCCTCGCCATCATCATTGACGACATCGGCGCCGACGCCGCCGCAGCTCAAACACTCTTGAAGCTGCCCGTTCCTCTCACGTTCTCTGTTCTCCCCGACCAGCCGCATTCCGCCGAAATCGCCGAAGCCGTTTTCCGCCGCGGCGATCAAGTCATGCTGCATCTGCCGATGGAATTCGAAGGCAGCACGGCCAAGCCCGAAGCCGTCGAGTTGCGCGTCGGAATGAATCAGAGCGAAGTCGAAAGCATTCTTGCCGCCATGCTCGCCAATGTTCCGCACGCCATTGGCGTCAATAATCACGAAGGTTCGCGCGCCACGGCCGATCCTCAGTTGATGGCCGAATTGATGCCGGCTCTTCGCGCGCGCAACCTATTTTTCATCGACAGCCGCACCACCGCCGCGACCGTCGCTTACGATGAAGCCGAGCAGGCCGGCGTGCCCGCGGCCTCGCGCAACGTTTTCCTCGACGACGTTGAAACGCGCGGCGCCATTCTCGGCCAGCTCGATCTCGCCGTTCGCGACGCGCAAAAACAGGGCTCGGCCATCGCCATCGGCCATCCTCATCCCGCCACGATCGCCGCCCTCGCTGAAGAGTTGCCGCAGCTCAAATCCCGCGGCATCCAGCTCGTCTTCGTGTCCACGCTCGTGCGCTAA